In Humulus lupulus chromosome 7, drHumLupu1.1, whole genome shotgun sequence, the following are encoded in one genomic region:
- the LOC133792074 gene encoding uncharacterized protein LOC133792074, translating into MGESKYLGPEAVQETNEVIAKIRARMIASHFLEKIYANPKHKHVEFQVGNHVFLRVLPMKGVKRFDKKRKLSPRFVGPFEILERIGEVAYMLAMPLAFSGVHNVFQVFMLRKYVSDPSHNLSYEALNMQLDISYEEKPIKILGKKEKALRNKTIS; encoded by the coding sequence atgggcgaAAGTAAGTATTTAGGCCCGGAGGCAGTACAAGAAACAAATGAAGTTATTGCCAAGATAAGAGCGCGCATGATCGCCTCACATTTTTTAGAAAAGATTTATGCTAATCCTAAGCATAAGCACGTTGAGTTCCAAGTAGGAAATCATGTATTCCTACGTGTTCTGCCTATGAAAGGAGTTAAGAGATTTGACAAGAAAAGAAAGTTAAGTCCTCGATTTGTTGGACCATTCGAAATTTTAGAGAGAATTGGGGAAGTGGCTTATATGTTAGCCATGCCTTTAGCTTTTTCAGGAGTGCACAACGTTTTTCAAGTGTtcatgttacgcaagtatgtttCAGACCCATCTCACAATCTTAGTTATGAGGCCTTAAATATGCAACTAGACATATCATATGAAGAGAAGCCAATAAAGATTCTTGGTAAGAAGGAAAAAGCATTAAGGAATAAGACGATCAGCTAG